The nucleotide window AGTGTGCCTCTTAGGTTTGTGAGACAGCTGTCTGGTAATAAATGAAAGCTgctcatttgtgctgtgtgaaCCCTGCTATCCCTGCCCTTGTGCTCGGTTCAGCTATAACGAGTCTGTTTGAAATCAGTGCAGCTGAGAGCAGCACTCCCCTGCTATTCCTATCCTGGCCTGGGCTCCATGTTGGATTGTACTCGTCGTACGTCTTTTATTACGGGCAGTTGCCTCTTGGCACTGTGTTGACAAAATGGCTGTTGCCAGCAGAGAAGCTAGCGATCGGGAGACGTTCTCTCCACGCAGGGCCCTGGATTGTGATGTGGcggcagcggcagcagcagcgtCTCAGCTGAAAGCTGCTTTTATGGTAGCTTGTAGTCCTGCATCGGTAATCTGTGCTACAGGAGGCTGAGGAGACAAGGTGGCAGGAAAGGGTGCTGCTTAAttactctgtttaaaaaaaaaaaaaaaaaatcatttatttacaggtttagttaaaaaaataaaatgcagtcttGTTTAATTCTCGTCACATCCTGCACTCTAGCGCTGGCGTTTATCTTCCTGAAAGCTagccgtgtgtgtttttaaggTTGTTGCTGTCAAGCTATCTAGTTATAATTGTTGACATTCTGTGCAGTGCATTGTTTGGGGATCATGTGAGTTTTTGTCCATACGGTGTTTCCCTTTTAGACACGCTGTAGCTGCTTGCTGTCTCCCTGTTCTCTTAAATGACACTCTCATATTGGAGTGGCATGTGTCCCTCCTGTGATCCGTGAGGACAGCATGCTGTTTGGATCAAGGCTCGGCCTGCGTGGTGTGAGAAGAGCGTACACACCTGCAGGGTTAAGGGTTACATGCACACGCTCaaattgtcaatttaaaaaaattaatatgtttTTGCTCTAAATGAACTGCGTTGCTGTTCACAGTATCACAGCGCCTCTCAGTCTTGCTCTTGTCGTCCTGTCTGCCATATATGGTACTGAAACCTTGATCGCCACAGGAAGTCCCAATGTAAAGTCCAAGTTTTTCAGCTTTAATAATCCTTCCTCAAAACTGCAGCGGCAGCCCCCCCTGGCAGGAATGTGAGGAGGCCACTCCCTGGTGCCTCATTAAACCTTCTCATCCCTGCGGAGCTGTGTGTGATGTTGCTCTGCACACGACAGGACAGCTGTGTGCGTTGTTGTTCTGGACAAAACAGCTATGTGCATTCTGCACAGGACATCTGTGTGAATTGCTCTGCACAGGACAggacagctgtgtgtgttttttttcatggatTGCTACCCCTTCCATGTTATTGACAGGTGATGCCAGAACTACCAGTGCATCTCTCCCTAcacagccaaaaaaaataaagaatgggAACTTGAATTGAGTATACATGGGAACAGGACACAAGGGGGCACTGTACTAGGAGTTTCAACCAGTAACACCCAATACAACCACTTCAGGGACTGTAAAACAAGCCTGCCTGCATGTCTACCCTTCATACAGGCCCATGCTGGTGCCCAGACTAGCAGTTTGCTTTTATAAATCTTTTATAATGCAGGGAACGCCAGCCCAAAGAACTTCTCCCTAATGCAGTTATGTTAACAAGATTAATTTATAATAAAGCCATGATCAGCTTTGTGGGAGCTAAAGGTCCTTTTCTGCACCTGGGCTGACAATACACAGCCCAGGCGTGCTTCAGGGGAAGGGCAGGTGCTGCACCCAGCCTGCCTTCATTGCCCTTCTGCCAGTCCCAGCTCTTGCTCAAGGTGAGACTCTCCTCTCCCCTAGTTTCAACACCACAGGAGTAGGCAGGTAATAAATTCAACAGTGATTTAGCATTTTCTTTCCAGGGGAaaatacagtttgtgtttgtttaatgatatCACTGCAGTTCTGTTTTATTAGCGCCCCCCCCCAGGAAGTGTTCTGTGTTTCTCGTCAGCTGTTTTACAAGCATGACTCATTCTGATAAGCAGCACTCCATTCCAGGCTGCTTCATCTCACCCTCTGCAGTATACTTTCACAACTCAAAACTGCTCACACGATTCATCTAGAGGCAGTTAATCTGTACGGCACAGTGTGCCTGGCAAACTTTCAGTGTAGAAAAGCTGGTAAATTTAATTTAAGTGTGTCATGTGGCCGTGTTGAAAAATCCAGCCAATAAATCCAGAACCTGTAGGACTGCAGAGCACAGCCAGGCAGTATCGGTGTAAACGATAAACAGGGGTTCACACACAATGCAAATCCTTCAAACCCTTACAGAGCCCATCACTGGAGCACTGCTTCTCCTCATTGCATTGCTGAATCCATGACAGCTGCTAACGACTCTGCTTTCCCTGCTGCTACGAAATGCACTGCCCCCTCTACTGTTCCAGTCATGGAACTACACCACCACTCCAAGCCCCACGTAGCTCTTTCAAGGGTGAAGGGCTGGATGCATCTGTCGCCTCACAAGCCCTGTGTTCACTGATTTGTGTAACCTCAGGGGAAGGTGACACTGAAAgcggtgtgttttatttgtgcatgTGCAATCTAatctatagtgtgtgtgtttttctcttcTACAGCTTTTTAGACAAGATTGACATCGTCAAACAGAGTGACTACTCTCCACCTGATCAGGTATGGAGCAGCATTGTCACAGTGTGTTGGAAGAGAGCACGCAGTGTACATGGATATGTATTATTCTAAATGACCGTCCAGGGTTTGTCAGAGTTCCTGCATGTCTTCTCCcatgtacagatgtcatcccgtgCCTGGTGCATGCATAGGAATTCCTGGTTTGTGTCAGTTGTTTGTGGTGGAAGTGAACGCATCCTGTGTGGGGTGTCTCTCTCTTGGTTTAAGAGACCTCATTCCCCACAGTTTGAGCAGATGAGATGACGTCTCTTCCATGAGGAGAGACGCCCCGCACACACATTCACTACTTCTGTTGTTCTTTAGTGGAATTGTATCTGTTCTCATGCATGCGAAAGATTCTTCATGTAGATCTGAGGTCATCTCCTTTCTTAATGCTGCAAAGCTTGAAATAGACATTTGAAGGAATAGTTTAATTATCACAACTTTCTCctttcaaaactaaaaatagTGTTCGTAACACTTGAGAAAGAAACAGCCTTTTGAGTTGCATTTTGTTGTGTTTGGGGACACTACTAATTCTCTTTATTGGTGACGAGATGCAAATGAATGTCTATGAAATACATATTACATGAGAGGCATATGAATTACAGATCCATGAATCTGGAACTTCTATTAGAACCTGCATGTTGTATAACTGAGGATTCCTAGGCGGTGCCAGCGTGCTGACATTGAGATGTATACGGAATGGAGGAATTACATCCATACAGAATGCAGGACCAGAGCAAGCCCAGCCAGCCAGCATGAAATATCTGCGGTGTTTGCAGGTGTTGATGGTAAACAGTTGCAGACCTGTGTTTGTAGGTGGATAGCGCAGTCACGCCTGCCCTTTTCTTTCAACAGGACCTTCTCCGATGCAGAGTCTTGACATCTGGGATCTTTGAGACCAGGTTTCAGGTGGATAAAGTCAATTTTCAGTGAGTAGAGTTTGTAATTCGTGCTTCTTCTCCTGGGGATACTAATCTTGTGGTTTAAAGGAGTGCTGGTCTGGGGCTGTCCTGAAATTTGCTTGTGGTGAAGCATTGACTTGTACAGCTTGTTTCACTGACCCTgattggactaccttacctaaggttaCAGTAGgtaaggtctgtgaaaccagtagGTATAAAAACCAAGCCTGTGCAGCAGGAGAGTTGGGTATTCATACAGACGGCCTGTTTGGAGCTAAACACAGACTTCAGCATTACAGCAGGTCTAAGCATTGGGCTGCCAGTCCGTCTGGATACTGTGGCAGTGCCTGTGGTGCATCGTTGCAGCCCCTCCCTGCACAACCTGAACCTCTGGAGCTTTTTCAGTGTGTCGATGGCGTCCTGCTTGCAGGTTTTTAACAGAGCTGCTTCCTGTTTTACAGCATGTTTGATGTCGGAGGCCAACGAGACGAGCGTAGAAAGTGGATCCAGTGCTTTAATGGTGAGCTGGGACTGTTGTAGCCCTGTCAGCCCTCAAACAAAGGCTGCTGGGAGTTTGAGAAGCGCTGTTCTGTAACCTGCAGCTACTGATGTGATGCTTGCCTTTCTTCACAGACGTCACTGCGATCATATTCGTAGTCGCCAGCAGCAGCTACAACATGGTTATACGAGAGGACAATCAGACCAACCGGCTGCAGGAAGCCCTCAATCTCTTCAAGAACATTTGGAACAACAGGTAACCGGGCCGCAGCACAGAACAGACAGGTTACATTGTGAAAGAGGGGCATGAGCGGACCGCACTGGTGGCTGCTTGTTCATGGCTCGGTTTGTCTTGGGGTTTCTGTGAAGTGCTTCGCAGCAGCGCACGCTTCACTGTGACCCCGGGGTTTCTGTGAAGTGCTTCGCAGCAGCGCACGCTTCACTGTGACCCCGGGGTTTCTGTGAAGTGCTTCACAGCAGCGCACGCTTCACTGTGACCCCGGGGTTTCTGTGAAGTGCTTCGCAGCAGCGCACGCTTCACTGTGACCCCGGGGTTTCTGTGAAGTGCTTCGCAGCAGCGCACGCTTcagttgatttttgtttttccttctgcAGGTGGCTGAGGACCATTTCTGTAATTCTGTTCCTGAATAAGCAGGATTTACTGGCAGAGAAGGTTCTGGCAGGAAAATCCAAAATCGAGGAGTACTTTCCAGAATTTGCTCGCTACACTACACCTGATGATGGTACGGCCAGCTGAGTTTGGAGTTTGTTTggggtgtatttatttaatatgtaataagAGGTCCAGTAGTTTAAATAATGGTTTTACTTTGTGTACACAATGATGGATGAGTAGCCACGGTCGTTACTGTTCGTCGTTTCACAGCTCATCTATGAACCAGTTCCACATCATTTTGTTATGCAGGTTCCTCCCCTACATTGCATTAATATTAGAATTTAAACATTTGCTCTTGTTTACATCAATGAGAACTTGCTAACCGCTACTCTCTGAGCGTTTCCAGTTTTGCTTTTTCCCATCACTGCCCCGTACGAAGGTCCCAAAAAGGGTGCGAATCCCAGCTAAGCAGGATGACAGTGAGTGACTCCGCTTCCCTCTGCGAGACAGTGTGGACTGCTTGTGTGAAGGACTGCTTGACAGTGAGGGTCTGTAAAGACAGCGAGTGGAATGTCCAGACATGCCAGTATTCCACCTGGCAAAGtcctttttcattatttctttccTGAAAGGGAGTCCCAAGTGCAGGTATCTGTAATCTCTCCACACAGCATGCTTTTGCTAAATTTCCTCTccgcagaaaaaataaaatctctcttaGTAAATCTCAGAACAACGTTTTACAGCATCCGTCGCACCCCCTTATTCAATACATTGTTGCGGTTCTTTGACACAGTTTGATAACAGGAGCTTGAAGAGAGTACCCGGCACTGGCAGGCCTGGTACCGAGGGGTTTACCAATGTTCTTAACAGGGGAACTTTCAGCAGTTCCTTCTGTGCCCACCAGAGGGCACTGACCAGGCAACTGAATGTTTCTAGAACAAGATGCACATATTTTAAGGGAGAGAACATTTTATTAGTATGCCATTCTCAAGAgtcctttttattaatgttgcttTAAGTTTTACAGGCTTTATACACACTCACAGTTTATCCAACCCCCCCACACTAACAGGGACCTCAGTTGTACAGAACTCATTGTCAGGGCGTCCCCAATACCTGCTGCACAGAAAGTGAACTGATTGTGGGGTGGCAGGTTAAAATGGCTTCCCCAAAGTTCTAATGAAAGAAGAATCTGGAGAGCTAAACGCTGTGCATCACAGAGCACAAGGATAAGGAAAGGGGCTCTTGCTTAGTGCCCTGTTTTAATGCTTTTCTCTGTACTGTGAGTGAATAGCAACACATCATTGTGTTATTCAGCAGCCTTAGGCCCTGCTTTGTTTGGCAGAGGCACGCGTCCGAGACACTGAGATACGAGTAAGATCTTGAGAGTAACGGGCAATTTGTTTCCCCTCATTTTCTTAGCAACACCAGAGCCAGGCGAGGACCCCCGAGTCACGAGGGCCAAGTATTTCATTCGGGACGAGTTTCTGGTGAGTGTTCCTGATTCCAGAGTCACTGGGGCAGCCTGGCTTTTAATGAGATTATAGCCTTgttcctgtgtgctgtgcagataaAGGTGTTGTGATGGCTGATGGCATGTCAGCAGGTTTTGTGAAGATTGTCTTGTGGTCTCACCCCcccctgcgctctctctctctctctgcagagaATCAGTACAGCCAGCGGGGACGGACGGCATTACTGCTACCCTCACTTCACATGCGCGGTGGACACAGAAAACATCCGCAGGGTGTTCAATGAC belongs to Polyodon spathula isolate WHYD16114869_AA chromosome 59, ASM1765450v1, whole genome shotgun sequence and includes:
- the LOC121307832 gene encoding guanine nucleotide-binding protein G(s) subunit alpha; the protein is MCNLIYSVCVFLFYSFLDKIDIVKQSDYSPPDQDLLRCRVLTSGIFETRFQVDKVNFHMFDVGGQRDERRKWIQCFNDVTAIIFVVASSSYNMVIREDNQTNRLQEALNLFKNIWNNRWLRTISVILFLNKQDLLAEKVLAGKSKIEEYFPEFARYTTPDDATPEPGEDPRVTRAKYFIRDEFLRISTASGDGRHYCYPHFTCAVDTENIRRVFNDCRDIIQRMHLRQYELL